Proteins encoded in a region of the Mycolicibacterium chitae genome:
- the argH gene encoding argininosuccinate lyase: MSTNEGSLWGGRFADGPSPALAALSKSTHFDWALAPYDITASKAHAKVLHSAGLLTDEQRDGLLAGLDSLGSDVADGSFGPLPSDEDVHGALERGLIDRVGPELGGRLRAGRSRNDQVATLFRLWLRDAVRRVADGVLEVVGALAAQAAAHPGAVLPGKTHLQSAQPILLAHHLLAHAHPLLRDVDRIADFDRRTAVSPYGSGALAGSSLGLDPDAIAADLGFARAADNSVDATAARDFAAEAAFVLAQIGVDLSRLAEDIIIWSSTEFGYVTLHDSWSTGSSIMPQKKNPDIAELARGKSGRLIGNLTGLLATLKAQPLAYNRDLQEDKEPVFDSVAQLELLLPAMAGLVGTLTFDEARMAELAPAGYTLATDIAEWLVRQGVPFRNAHEAAGAAVRIAEGRGVGLDALTDEEFASIDAALTPAVREVLTVEGSVNSRNARGGTAPDQVANQLAGVRRTVEELRIRLFG; the protein is encoded by the coding sequence ATGAGCACCAACGAGGGTTCGCTGTGGGGCGGCCGGTTCGCCGACGGGCCGTCGCCGGCGCTGGCGGCGCTGAGCAAGTCGACGCACTTCGACTGGGCGCTGGCGCCCTACGACATCACCGCCTCCAAGGCGCACGCCAAGGTGCTGCACTCGGCCGGGCTGCTCACCGATGAGCAGCGCGACGGGCTGCTCGCGGGGCTGGATTCGCTGGGCTCCGACGTCGCCGACGGCAGCTTCGGTCCGCTGCCCAGCGACGAGGACGTGCACGGTGCCCTCGAGCGCGGCCTGATCGACCGCGTCGGACCCGAGCTGGGCGGCCGGCTGCGCGCGGGACGCTCGCGAAACGACCAGGTGGCCACGCTGTTTCGGTTGTGGCTGCGTGACGCGGTGCGCCGGGTCGCCGACGGCGTACTCGAGGTCGTCGGTGCGCTGGCCGCCCAGGCCGCCGCGCATCCCGGCGCCGTGCTGCCGGGCAAGACCCACCTGCAGTCGGCCCAGCCGATCCTGCTGGCCCACCACCTGCTGGCCCACGCGCACCCGCTGCTGCGCGACGTCGACCGCATCGCCGACTTCGACAGGCGCACCGCGGTGTCGCCGTACGGGTCCGGGGCGCTGGCCGGATCCTCGCTCGGACTGGACCCCGACGCCATCGCGGCCGACCTCGGGTTCGCCAGAGCGGCCGACAACTCCGTGGATGCCACCGCAGCCCGCGACTTCGCGGCCGAGGCGGCGTTCGTGCTGGCCCAGATCGGCGTGGACCTGTCCCGGCTGGCCGAGGACATCATCATTTGGAGCTCAACGGAGTTCGGCTACGTCACCCTGCACGACTCCTGGTCGACGGGCAGTTCGATCATGCCGCAGAAGAAGAACCCGGACATCGCCGAGTTGGCGCGCGGCAAGTCCGGCCGGCTGATCGGCAACCTGACCGGCCTGCTGGCCACCCTCAAGGCCCAGCCGCTGGCCTACAACCGGGATCTGCAGGAGGACAAGGAACCGGTCTTCGACTCGGTGGCGCAGCTGGAACTGCTGTTGCCGGCGATGGCCGGCCTGGTGGGCACGCTGACCTTCGACGAGGCGCGGATGGCCGAGCTGGCCCCGGCTGGCTACACGCTTGCCACCGATATCGCCGAATGGCTGGTGCGCCAGGGTGTTCCGTTCCGTAACGCGCACGAGGCCGCCGGCGCGGCGGTCCGGATCGCCGAGGGTCGCGGGGTGGGCCTGGATGCACTCACCGACGAGGAGTTCGCGTCCATCGACGCGGCGCTGACGCCCGCGGTCCG